In Cherax quadricarinatus isolate ZL_2023a unplaced genomic scaffold, ASM3850222v1 Contig3066, whole genome shotgun sequence, the following proteins share a genomic window:
- the LOC128693764 gene encoding cuticle protein AM/CP1114-like has protein sequence MQLVVLAVLASVAIAAPQYAAPAPSPSRYSDDDSKENVPILRDERVHEEDGTYSVAVETGDGIQVSESGAPTGPDGAIESSGQYSYTAPDGTKVSLSYVADENGFQPQSDLLPVAPEFPHEIPEFVREQIAFAAKEDAEREREEAKGPSRVYGPPQ, from the exons ATGCAGTTG GTAGTTCTTGCCGTGCTGGCCTCTGTGGCCATTGCTGCCCCCCAGTACGCAGCCCCAGCTCCATCTCCTTCTCGCTACAGTGATGATGACTCTAAAGAGAATGTTCCCATCCTGAGGGACGAACGCGTCCACGAAGAGGACGGAACTTACTCCGTCGCAGTAGAGACTGGTGACGGAATCCAAGTGTCAGAATCTGGAGCCCCCACCGGTCCCGATGGCGCTATTGAATCTTCTGGACAATATTC TTACACAGCTCCTGACGGCACAAAAGTCTCTCTATCTTACGTCGCCGATGAGAATGGCTTCCAGCCCCAGTCTGACTTACTGCCAGTGGCTCCTGAGTTCCCCCACGAAATCCCTGAATTCGTTCGTGAGCAGATTGCCTTCGCTGCTAAGGAAGACGCTGAACGCGAGCGCGAAGAGGCCAAAGGTCCCTCCAGAGTGTATGGCCCCCCTCAGTAA